Proteins encoded within one genomic window of Mesobacillus subterraneus:
- a CDS encoding TetR/AcrR family transcriptional regulator has product MMSSKFLSLNPEKQERILNAALKEFALKGYENASTNEIVKSAGISKGLLFHYFSNKKELYLFLYNHFVDVLLEELFNELDFSERDIFERLKNMMILKNKLMARHPEVFNFMMSASMETSEEVKEALNSTSTELMNNSFGRLFENIDLAKFREGTDIPRTINIIMWTLEGFSNQELEKAKKLNKEFLNFNEAFKEVEVYIDMMKKSFYKSE; this is encoded by the coding sequence ATGATGTCTTCAAAATTTTTAAGTTTGAATCCTGAAAAGCAAGAACGAATCCTGAACGCAGCTCTAAAGGAGTTTGCCCTGAAAGGATACGAAAATGCATCCACAAATGAAATCGTCAAATCAGCAGGAATCTCAAAAGGGCTGCTATTCCACTATTTCTCGAATAAAAAAGAACTCTATTTGTTTCTCTATAACCACTTTGTTGATGTGTTATTGGAAGAACTATTTAATGAATTAGACTTCAGCGAACGTGATATTTTTGAGCGGCTGAAGAACATGATGATCCTCAAAAATAAGCTGATGGCAAGACATCCCGAAGTATTCAACTTTATGATGTCAGCTTCAATGGAAACTTCAGAAGAAGTGAAAGAGGCATTGAACAGCACCAGCACAGAACTGATGAACAACAGCTTTGGCAGATTATTCGAAAATATCGACCTTGCAAAGTTCCGTGAAGGTACGGATATTCCAAGAACAATCAACATCATCATGTGGACTCTCGAAGGCTTCAGCAACCAGGAACTCGAAAAAGCGAAAAAACTGAACAAAGAGTTTCTTAATTTTAATGAAGCTTTTAAAGAAGTCGAAGTGTATATCGATATGATGAAGAAGTCATTTTATAAAAGTGAGTAA
- a CDS encoding ABC transporter ATP-binding protein: protein MNVIELKNLTKMYGKARGIEDVSFNVKEGEIFGFIGPNGAGKSTTIRTLLSLIYPTSGSATIFGKDIITASPEIKKDIGYLPSEVFYYDNMKVMDLLKYSASFYKKDCTKRIKELADVMELDLTKKIDDLSLGNKKKVGIVQGLLHEPKLIILDEPTSGLDPLMQQKFFDLLEKENKKGATILFSSHILSEVQRLCDRVAIIKDGRIVTVEKISTLKENTYKKFKIESNSVIDKNIFNIDGVNQLELDGGTVSFLFRGNINSVMKKIAEIEISNLWVEEPDLEEIFMHYYEKEE, encoded by the coding sequence ATGAACGTGATTGAGCTAAAGAATCTGACGAAAATGTACGGCAAGGCCAGGGGAATTGAGGATGTTAGTTTCAATGTGAAGGAAGGGGAAATTTTCGGGTTCATTGGTCCGAATGGAGCAGGGAAATCGACGACGATCCGGACTTTACTATCATTGATTTACCCTACGAGCGGCAGCGCGACGATTTTTGGAAAAGATATTATCACTGCTTCTCCGGAAATCAAAAAAGATATCGGCTACCTGCCTTCCGAAGTGTTCTATTATGACAATATGAAGGTCATGGACCTGCTTAAGTATTCCGCAAGCTTTTACAAAAAGGACTGTACCAAGCGGATTAAAGAGCTTGCTGACGTCATGGAGCTCGATCTTACGAAGAAAATCGATGACCTGTCGCTAGGCAACAAAAAGAAGGTTGGCATCGTCCAGGGGCTGCTCCACGAACCGAAGCTAATCATTTTAGATGAACCGACTAGCGGGCTGGACCCGCTCATGCAGCAAAAGTTCTTTGACCTTCTAGAAAAAGAAAACAAAAAAGGTGCGACCATTCTGTTTTCTTCCCATATTCTCAGCGAGGTTCAGAGGCTGTGCGACAGGGTTGCGATCATCAAGGACGGCCGGATTGTCACCGTCGAGAAAATCAGCACGCTAAAAGAAAACACATATAAGAAATTCAAAATCGAATCCAATTCCGTAATCGATAAAAACATTTTCAATATTGACGGTGTGAACCAGCTTGAGCTGGACGGTGGAACGGTCAGCTTCCTCTTCAGGGGTAACATCAACTCTGTCATGAAAAAAATCGCCGAAATCGAGATTTCGAACCTCTGGGTCGAGGAGCCCGACTTGGAAGAGATTTTCATGCATTATTATGAAAAGGAGGAATAG
- a CDS encoding ABC transporter permease subunit, with protein sequence MNIFLHELKAYRKSTIIWTLSLVAMVVLFLAMFPSFSKDAEEFKKLLEGFPVELRKAIGLSVDSIATLIGFFSYAFLYLKLAGAIQAMNLGTSILSKETREKTADFLLTKPVTRTQIVTSKLLAALVSLIITNIIFIGATFVMAAIVEGDDFNKEALFLIAVSLFFIQLMFMALGIIVSVIAPRIKSVISVSLGTVFGFFMLGMISSTTDDEALRYLTPFNYFDSTYITQHSSYETSFIIAGIVFIIATVSASYYFYAKKDVHSV encoded by the coding sequence ATGAATATATTCCTTCATGAACTGAAGGCATACCGGAAGTCTACTATTATATGGACCTTGTCGCTGGTGGCGATGGTTGTCTTGTTTTTAGCAATGTTTCCTTCCTTTTCAAAGGATGCGGAAGAGTTCAAGAAATTGCTTGAAGGCTTCCCGGTTGAATTGAGGAAAGCGATTGGCTTGTCCGTGGACAGCATCGCGACATTGATTGGATTTTTCTCATACGCATTTCTCTATCTGAAGCTAGCGGGCGCCATCCAGGCTATGAATCTTGGAACCTCGATCCTTTCAAAGGAAACGCGGGAAAAGACAGCCGACTTCCTGCTTACTAAGCCAGTGACAAGGACGCAGATAGTGACTTCCAAGCTGTTGGCAGCGCTGGTTTCCCTGATTATTACCAACATCATTTTTATCGGAGCGACTTTCGTGATGGCAGCTATTGTTGAAGGGGACGATTTTAACAAGGAAGCCTTGTTCTTGATTGCTGTTTCCCTGTTCTTCATCCAGCTAATGTTTATGGCATTAGGAATCATCGTTTCTGTGATTGCCCCAAGAATTAAGTCGGTGATATCAGTATCGCTCGGTACTGTTTTTGGATTCTTTATGCTCGGGATGATCAGTTCGACGACGGATGATGAAGCTTTACGTTATTTGACGCCGTTCAATTACTTTGACTCAACATACATCACACAACATTCAAGCTACGAAACTTCATTTATCATAGCCGGGATAGTGTTTATCATCGCAACGGTTTCGGCCAGCTATTATTTTTACGCAAAAAAGGATGTCCATTCCGTTTAG
- a CDS encoding ABC transporter permease subunit — protein sequence MNLFKREMKANRKSLIIWSIGVIFMVAAGMGKYASLEGTGQSMNALMADMPKSMQAIMGTGSLDLSTPIGYYGVLFLYLAVMGAIHAAMLGSNIIAKEERDKTVEFLLVKPVSRTRMITSKLIAALVNILIFNIVTFTSSVGMVQKYAEGENMTGDITLLMIGMFILQLIFLVIGSAIAASYKNAKKATSLSTGILLILFILSIAIDMNEKLDGLKFLTPFKYYDAKLVLLEGGFEPLYLAFSFLLLIGFTIVTFVFYRKRDMNI from the coding sequence ATGAATCTTTTTAAAAGGGAAATGAAAGCAAATCGCAAGTCGCTCATCATCTGGAGTATCGGTGTCATTTTCATGGTCGCCGCGGGCATGGGCAAATACGCAAGTCTTGAAGGGACGGGTCAATCGATGAATGCGCTGATGGCTGATATGCCTAAATCGATGCAGGCTATCATGGGAACGGGTTCACTCGATCTGTCAACACCGATTGGTTATTACGGAGTGTTATTTTTATACCTTGCTGTGATGGGAGCTATCCATGCAGCGATGCTCGGCTCGAACATCATTGCCAAGGAAGAGCGTGACAAGACGGTCGAGTTCTTGCTGGTCAAACCAGTTTCAAGAACAAGAATGATAACATCCAAACTAATAGCAGCATTGGTCAACATTCTGATTTTCAATATTGTGACCTTTACTTCCTCTGTGGGTATGGTGCAGAAATATGCGGAAGGTGAGAATATGACCGGAGATATTACCTTGCTGATGATCGGGATGTTCATTCTACAGCTGATCTTCCTGGTTATCGGAAGCGCAATTGCTGCTAGCTACAAAAACGCGAAAAAAGCCACATCCCTGTCAACAGGAATCTTGCTTATCCTTTTCATTTTATCGATAGCTATTGATATGAATGAAAAGCTGGATGGATTGAAGTTCCTGACTCCATTCAAATATTATGACGCAAAGCTTGTTTTGCTGGAAGGCGGATTCGAGCCACTGTATCTTGCATTTTCCTTTCTGCTGCTGATCGGGTTCACAATCGTAACCTTTGTTTTTTATCGAAAAAGAGATATGAATATATGA
- the hemY gene encoding protoporphyrinogen oxidase, with product MDEMKVIVVGGGITGLSTAYYLQKKARENQLPIRVKLFEASQRLGGVISTEKRDGFVIERGPDSIIARKKSAMRLIEEVDLKDKIITNTAGKSYIYARGKLHTMPEGSFMGIPTKVTPFALSGLFSPLGKLRAAGDFILPKGEPKADQSLGAFFRYRLGDEVVDNLIDPLLSGIYAGDIDELSLMTLFPNFYEIEQKYRSLVVGLNKSMPKPPKAAKKPGSKKGMFISLSTGLEELVYQVESRLEEGTVVKGTAVKKVVKTGSTYQVHFETGEVETADSVVITTDHFHAQRMLSEYAFMEQFKDMPSNSVANVAMAFPKSAIEKDIEGTGFLVSRNSDFRITACTWTHKKWPGTSPDHMALLRCYVGKPDDQEAVELSDEEIVQLVLKDLNKTMNITEKPIFHIVTRWRKAMPQYTVGHLEKIASVKKQLNQELPGVFLAGGSFEGVGIPGCIDQAEAAVEKVISHLTQE from the coding sequence ATGGACGAAATGAAGGTCATTGTTGTTGGCGGCGGTATTACAGGACTATCGACAGCATATTATCTCCAAAAGAAAGCAAGGGAGAATCAGCTTCCCATCAGGGTGAAGTTATTTGAGGCAAGCCAACGTCTTGGCGGTGTCATCAGTACTGAGAAACGGGACGGGTTCGTCATTGAAAGAGGACCGGATTCTATCATTGCGAGAAAAAAGAGTGCGATGAGATTGATAGAAGAAGTCGACCTTAAAGATAAAATTATAACTAATACTGCAGGGAAATCCTATATTTACGCGAGAGGCAAGCTTCATACAATGCCTGAGGGCTCTTTCATGGGCATTCCCACAAAGGTGACGCCATTTGCATTATCAGGATTATTTTCACCACTTGGGAAATTGCGTGCTGCGGGGGATTTCATTTTACCAAAAGGGGAGCCGAAAGCAGATCAGTCGCTAGGGGCTTTTTTCCGCTACCGGCTTGGCGATGAGGTGGTCGACAACCTGATTGATCCACTACTGTCAGGTATTTACGCAGGCGATATTGATGAACTCAGTTTGATGACCTTGTTCCCGAACTTTTATGAAATCGAACAGAAGTATCGAAGCCTTGTGGTTGGATTGAATAAATCGATGCCAAAGCCGCCGAAAGCTGCTAAAAAGCCTGGTTCCAAAAAAGGAATGTTCATCTCATTGTCGACAGGGCTTGAGGAGTTGGTCTACCAGGTTGAAAGCAGACTAGAAGAAGGAACAGTCGTGAAAGGCACAGCTGTAAAAAAGGTAGTGAAAACAGGAAGTACCTATCAAGTCCACTTTGAAACTGGAGAGGTCGAAACAGCGGACAGCGTCGTCATCACGACTGACCATTTCCATGCGCAACGCATGCTTTCTGAGTATGCATTCATGGAACAATTCAAAGATATGCCATCCAATTCTGTAGCAAATGTCGCGATGGCATTTCCAAAATCGGCTATTGAAAAAGATATTGAAGGAACAGGCTTCCTTGTATCGAGAAACAGCGATTTCCGGATTACCGCATGTACGTGGACACACAAGAAATGGCCCGGAACATCTCCTGATCATATGGCTTTGCTCCGTTGCTATGTCGGCAAACCGGATGACCAGGAAGCCGTCGAACTGTCGGATGAAGAAATCGTCCAACTGGTTTTAAAAGATTTGAACAAGACAATGAATATTACTGAAAAACCAATCTTCCATATTGTAACGAGATGGAGAAAAGCGATGCCGCAATATACGGTGGGGCATCTTGAAAAGATTGCCTCTGTCAAAAAACAACTCAATCAAGAACTCCCTGGTGTTTTCCTTGCCGGGGGATCGTTTGAAGGTGTTGGCATACCGGGCTGTATTGACCAGGCTGAAGCTGCGGTGGAAAAAGTAATCAGCCATCTGACTCAAGAATAA
- a CDS encoding PAS domain-containing sensor histidine kinase gives MRNSFPIFGTDDETTYNPDELLSLFLDCTADGFAIVDMENRFLRINHKYTEIFGYTEEDLIGRTFYEFSNPDFVPGIISEVQNGKAYTNMITKRFHKDGSMLDIAVSYSPFRNKHGKIIAIIAIYRDITKIVSMERELNRTRELYELITENTTDMIKVINKDKVIVYASPSHEKVISLKPEQIVGKSLSEYLSPEENTILDKKLEEIIETGEPQILRKKFTPCDQNSVYTEYNFSPIYNEKKEIESFVSVGRNITDRVKQDTTIRNLDRLSVTGQLAAGVAHEIRNPLTSLKGFSKLLQTCLDKEKQADYLAIMMNELDRIDSIVNEFMSLAKPQAVQYVKVDLKSILDSTINIIHPQALMNNVQIITDYAEENIMLSCNPHQLKQVFLNFLKNAIESMNDGGKILIELQMHAPGKVTASISDEGAGIESNRLRYLGTPFYTTKDKGIGLGLTVSNKIIQEHNGTMKIVSEKGQGTTVIVELDCDVSASK, from the coding sequence ATGCGAAATAGTTTTCCTATTTTTGGGACAGATGATGAAACGACCTATAATCCTGATGAACTGCTGAGTTTATTTTTGGATTGCACGGCTGACGGATTTGCTATTGTCGATATGGAGAATCGTTTTTTAAGAATCAACCATAAGTACACCGAAATTTTCGGCTATACAGAAGAAGACTTGATCGGGAGAACTTTTTATGAGTTTTCTAATCCCGATTTCGTACCGGGAATCATTTCTGAAGTCCAAAATGGAAAAGCGTATACCAATATGATAACGAAGCGATTCCATAAAGATGGTTCCATGCTGGATATTGCAGTCTCTTATTCACCGTTCCGGAATAAGCATGGGAAAATCATCGCCATCATTGCGATATATCGTGACATCACAAAAATTGTGAGCATGGAACGTGAGTTAAATAGAACCCGGGAATTGTATGAATTAATCACTGAAAATACGACTGACATGATCAAGGTTATTAATAAGGACAAAGTAATCGTTTATGCTTCACCGTCACATGAAAAAGTAATCAGTCTGAAGCCGGAACAAATTGTGGGCAAAAGCTTGAGTGAATATCTGTCGCCTGAGGAAAATACCATTCTGGATAAAAAGCTCGAGGAAATTATCGAGACTGGTGAGCCGCAGATTTTACGGAAGAAATTCACGCCTTGTGATCAAAATTCGGTTTATACAGAGTATAACTTTTCACCGATATACAATGAAAAAAAAGAGATAGAGTCCTTTGTCAGTGTCGGCAGGAATATTACGGACCGAGTCAAGCAGGATACCACCATCCGGAATCTGGACAGGCTTTCTGTCACCGGCCAGCTTGCAGCGGGAGTGGCTCATGAAATCCGCAATCCACTGACTTCATTGAAAGGTTTTTCAAAATTATTGCAGACCTGTCTGGATAAGGAGAAACAAGCGGATTACCTCGCCATCATGATGAATGAACTTGACAGGATCGATTCGATTGTCAATGAGTTCATGTCACTGGCAAAGCCGCAGGCCGTCCAGTATGTAAAAGTAGACCTGAAGTCGATTCTGGACAGTACAATCAATATCATCCATCCACAAGCCTTGATGAACAATGTCCAAATCATCACTGATTATGCAGAAGAAAATATTATGCTTTCCTGCAACCCGCATCAGCTTAAGCAGGTGTTTTTAAACTTCTTGAAAAATGCAATTGAATCCATGAATGATGGCGGCAAAATACTTATTGAACTTCAGATGCATGCTCCGGGCAAGGTAACGGCGAGCATTTCTGATGAAGGTGCTGGAATCGAATCAAACCGTCTTCGATACCTTGGAACCCCTTTTTATACAACAAAAGATAAAGGAATCGGACTAGGACTCACCGTCAGCAATAAAATCATTCAGGAGCATAATGGCACAATGAAGATTGTCAGTGAAAAAGGGCAAGGGACGACAGTGATTGTTGAGTTGGATTGTGATGTCAGCGCATCCAAATAA
- a CDS encoding VOC family protein, with the protein MKSTPILNQIGTTFIPVSDIERARDWYCDILELPSDGEILFGHLYIIPMDGTGIVLDSKIFSEENIYKAPPFHLNTNNIQQAFQHMKRKNVEITTKIENNHWFNFRDLDGNHLMICQC; encoded by the coding sequence ATGAAGTCAACACCAATATTAAATCAAATCGGAACTACATTTATTCCTGTTAGTGACATTGAAAGAGCACGCGACTGGTATTGTGACATATTAGAATTACCATCAGACGGTGAGATTTTATTTGGTCATCTATACATAATACCTATGGACGGAACAGGTATCGTATTAGACAGCAAAATATTTTCAGAGGAAAATATCTATAAAGCTCCACCTTTTCATTTAAACACAAATAATATACAACAAGCTTTTCAACACATGAAAAGAAAAAATGTCGAAATTACAACGAAAATTGAAAATAATCATTGGTTTAATTTTAGAGATTTAGACGGTAATCATTTAATGATTTGTCAATGTTAG
- a CDS encoding VOC family protein, whose translation MRINRIDHVSINVNDLSEAKAFFLDLGLEVQAEWEMNGEQLDRIVGLKDVKTACVGMGMPDGQAWIELVKFETPPDEKGIQQPLANTLGIRHICFAVENIEAIIAKLKKSGVEIFSEIQQYEESYKLCYVRGPEGIILELAEKIRH comes from the coding sequence ATGAGGATTAATAGAATAGATCATGTGAGTATAAACGTAAATGATCTTTCAGAGGCTAAAGCGTTTTTTCTTGATTTAGGACTTGAAGTGCAAGCGGAATGGGAAATGAATGGAGAACAGTTGGACCGAATAGTTGGGCTTAAAGATGTTAAAACGGCATGTGTAGGTATGGGGATGCCAGATGGTCAAGCATGGATAGAGCTAGTCAAATTTGAAACGCCACCAGATGAAAAAGGTATTCAGCAACCTTTGGCAAATACGCTGGGTATCCGACATATTTGCTTCGCTGTTGAAAATATCGAAGCTATTATTGCGAAATTGAAAAAGAGCGGCGTCGAAATCTTCAGCGAGATACAGCAATATGAAGAAAGTTACAAGTTATGCTACGTTCGTGGTCCAGAGGGAATTATTTTAGAGTTGGCTGAGAAAATCAGACATTAA
- a CDS encoding NAD(P)-dependent oxidoreductase: protein MNILILGATGRVGSQIVAYAIRDRHHVTAFVRTPEKIQINNENLTSIHGNVLNKDDIVRSMDGIDVVISALNTDGTSTLSEGMPLIIEAMENEGIKRIITVGTAGILQSRITPISLRYQSSESKQRSTRAAKEHHKVYDMLKQSSLEWTIVCPTYLPDGERVGKYRIERNFLPEGGTKISVPDTAEFTFKQLKSSDYINSRVGIAY from the coding sequence ATGAATATTTTAATTTTAGGTGCGACTGGACGAGTTGGAAGTCAAATAGTGGCTTATGCCATTCGTGACAGACATCATGTTACTGCATTCGTCCGCACTCCTGAGAAGATTCAAATAAATAATGAAAACTTAACAAGTATACACGGGAATGTTTTAAATAAGGATGATATAGTGCGTTCAATGGATGGGATAGATGTAGTTATTAGTGCACTAAATACAGATGGCACATCCACTCTATCAGAAGGTATGCCACTTATTATCGAAGCAATGGAAAACGAAGGTATAAAACGAATAATAACTGTAGGAACTGCAGGTATTCTGCAAAGTAGAATCACGCCCATTTCTCTGCGTTATCAATCAAGTGAATCAAAGCAGCGATCAACTCGTGCTGCGAAAGAACATCATAAAGTTTACGATATGCTTAAACAATCGAGCCTCGAATGGACGATTGTTTGTCCTACTTACTTGCCGGATGGAGAAAGGGTAGGCAAATATCGAATAGAACGAAATTTTTTGCCGGAGGGTGGAACTAAGATATCCGTACCGGATACAGCAGAATTTACTTTTAAACAGCTAAAATCAAGTGATTATATAAATTCGCGTGTAGGTATCGCCTATTAA
- a CDS encoding PspC domain-containing protein gives MKSVWRKSSKDKSIAGVCGGIAEYFGISSFAVRLIFILLPGANILLYLILVNTMADSPPSLY, from the coding sequence ATGAAGAGTGTATGGAGAAAATCGTCTAAGGACAAGTCCATAGCAGGTGTTTGTGGAGGAATAGCTGAATATTTTGGTATATCTTCTTTCGCGGTAAGACTAATATTCATTTTACTACCTGGTGCTAATATTTTATTATATTTAATTCTTGTAAATACGATGGCAGATAGTCCTCCGTCGTTATATTAA
- a CDS encoding SET domain-containing protein encodes MIEIKTSEISDGEFNRGVFATRDIEKGELIHEAPVLSYPNDQHVHIEKTALADYAFEYGINHSALLLGYGMLFNHSYEPNTTYEINFDNHTFDFYAYRDISAGEELFINYNGEEDNNDPLWFNEEN; translated from the coding sequence ATGATTGAAATAAAAACTTCTGAAATAAGCGATGGGGAATTCAATAGAGGAGTATTTGCCACACGTGATATTGAAAAAGGCGAACTTATCCATGAGGCGCCCGTCCTTTCTTATCCGAACGACCAGCATGTCCACATCGAAAAAACAGCTTTAGCCGATTATGCGTTTGAATACGGAATTAACCATTCTGCACTTCTCCTCGGGTATGGGATGTTATTCAACCACTCATATGAGCCTAATACAACCTATGAAATCAATTTTGATAATCACACATTTGATTTCTATGCCTACCGTGATATAAGCGCTGGCGAGGAACTTTTCATTAACTATAATGGTGAAGAGGATAATAACGATCCACTCTGGTTTAACGAAGAAAACTAA
- a CDS encoding glycosyltransferase family 4 protein, translated as MKVLVIWRLLTVGGVNAGWRNRALYFKKHGIDTEFLYTTDHGGLHIMEDIAPVYLTKDEHEIVGIIQSSNYDAIIVVDTKDAYKWIRKAKYTGPVIIEARTPEIIKLHPHLKNFREIVPETIIVPSNYQKQVVSILTEIERVQVIYNGVDTSFFRLLREREIDYHQAPVLPEGKKIIGWIGRLDKRKNWLMLLEIAKRINAERDDIEIWVIGGAQSVQREEFAAKWHEEDLTDIVKWHPVIPYQQMPHVYAKIRKSGGCTLATTKSESFGNTFIESMACGVPVVASNMMPVTELVLQEKTGMLYYGQNVEDAVNKLYSIIDFPDRQKQMSKTAIQHVRQHFAIEVVADQYIDLLYEIVHERGNGGNQS; from the coding sequence ATGAAAGTATTAGTAATCTGGCGCCTGCTGACCGTTGGTGGAGTGAACGCCGGGTGGAGGAATCGTGCGCTCTATTTTAAAAAGCATGGAATCGATACTGAATTTTTGTATACGACTGATCATGGCGGGCTTCATATCATGGAGGATATTGCTCCTGTTTACCTTACGAAAGATGAACACGAAATTGTTGGGATCATTCAATCCAGTAACTATGATGCCATTATCGTAGTCGATACGAAGGATGCGTATAAATGGATTCGAAAAGCGAAATACACTGGTCCAGTGATTATAGAAGCACGTACCCCTGAAATTATCAAGCTACATCCTCATTTAAAAAACTTCAGGGAAATTGTACCTGAAACCATCATTGTCCCTTCCAATTATCAAAAGCAAGTCGTTTCCATATTAACGGAAATTGAGCGAGTCCAGGTGATTTATAACGGAGTGGATACATCTTTCTTCCGCCTTTTAAGGGAAAGGGAAATTGATTATCATCAAGCGCCGGTGTTGCCGGAGGGCAAGAAAATCATCGGTTGGATTGGCCGATTGGATAAACGGAAAAATTGGCTGATGCTCCTGGAAATAGCCAAAAGAATTAATGCTGAAAGAGATGATATCGAAATTTGGGTGATTGGCGGTGCTCAAAGCGTCCAGAGGGAAGAATTCGCAGCGAAATGGCACGAGGAAGACCTGACAGACATTGTCAAATGGCACCCTGTCATTCCTTATCAGCAAATGCCGCATGTCTACGCGAAAATCCGTAAATCAGGAGGCTGCACGCTGGCAACGACAAAGTCTGAATCCTTCGGCAACACCTTTATTGAATCGATGGCATGTGGTGTACCGGTAGTAGCGTCGAACATGATGCCGGTCACGGAGCTGGTCCTCCAGGAGAAGACCGGAATGCTCTATTACGGACAAAATGTCGAGGATGCTGTTAATAAGCTATACTCCATCATTGATTTCCCTGATAGGCAGAAGCAGATGTCAAAGACAGCCATCCAGCATGTCCGGCAGCATTTTGCAATCGAAGTCGTAGCGGACCAGTATATTGATTTATTGTATGAGATTGTTCATGAACGCGGGAACGGAGGGAATCAGTCGTGA
- a CDS encoding HipA domain-containing protein: MIKPVSYRRKLAGKSNAHLIAFDDGRDYVVKFLQTGFEKSLPNEWVAYCLARYLGLPVPFARLVEIPENFAAMIPDSNQFTLTQFQFASLYVPDCLDGHQVKNVAGIVNAEMLAGIILLDYWLGNRDRTRKNILLQEDTKDSYYLWIIDHAEILGSYNWEISGLEKLPIGLRKSAAQKLMAVFVENEDAFFEHLESIQTIPIFLIEEIVSTIPDDWMVTDEEKKAMVTMLLKRRKKVLPKLLPRFIKNVYRPLH, translated from the coding sequence GTGATTAAACCTGTATCATACCGAAGGAAATTAGCAGGGAAATCGAATGCCCATCTCATCGCTTTTGATGATGGCAGAGATTATGTGGTCAAATTTTTACAGACCGGGTTTGAAAAGTCGTTGCCGAATGAATGGGTGGCCTATTGCCTGGCAAGATACCTCGGTTTGCCGGTTCCGTTTGCCAGGCTGGTCGAAATTCCCGAGAATTTTGCTGCAATGATTCCTGATTCCAATCAATTTACTCTTACGCAGTTTCAATTTGCATCTCTTTATGTGCCCGACTGCCTTGACGGTCACCAGGTAAAGAATGTTGCCGGGATTGTGAATGCAGAAATGCTGGCAGGAATTATCCTCCTTGATTATTGGCTTGGCAACAGGGATCGCACACGCAAGAATATTCTTTTACAGGAAGATACAAAGGATAGCTATTATTTATGGATCATCGACCACGCGGAGATTCTTGGGTCATATAATTGGGAGATATCCGGCCTTGAAAAACTGCCTATCGGATTAAGGAAGAGCGCAGCTCAAAAGTTGATGGCAGTATTTGTTGAAAATGAAGATGCATTCTTCGAACACCTGGAGTCGATTCAAACAATCCCGATTTTTTTAATAGAGGAAATTGTCTCAACTATCCCTGATGACTGGATGGTTACGGATGAAGAGAAAAAAGCGATGGTGACTATGCTGTTGAAGCGAAGAAAGAAGGTTCTTCCGAAGCTGCTGCCGCGATTTATAAAAAATGTTTACAGGCCTCTTCACTGA